Proteins from a genomic interval of Dermacentor variabilis isolate Ectoservices chromosome 8, ASM5094787v1, whole genome shotgun sequence:
- the LOC142590494 gene encoding uncharacterized protein LOC142590494 isoform X2: MVATATVRGFGVGRIATTAAATVAVARILLVCFVLASAEAYLLAMEPPPQAITPDLLLAERVAAGLNATQCTDRCDAALKPKMCACRSPQECSQTGDCCADRFLGEVARPRIACVPAVSYRELMAVVRCPETWSPADERDDETKARCERANPRRFGLTYLDDLPVQSRQSGTLYRNVYCASCNGDTRDLRSWTLVVECTPKEASEALNNGNATVTGYRSRKVTVLWGGVDHNSATCQMAIKELVNKTDEHIIRELKVSPCTLTPLVTACPDSYSNAEVRRKCHSYTSLLEDSVNMRVYKNLHCAICNKRKLSKLSCSLEAQLAPPTRAPEYSGASYAVVLDFSNWQTSVMSAAPTRNVCGRDEIHEPVGNRCVPSACPTDVCVRRDDCQWTRLRRDQVRVRDDSTLLPSPDSEVELRPDRWHMDGPDAVMACMSPPQADFSAALRPEGFENVLSTVLLLVSVLCLVIHVVAYALVPKLRTGPSRLVLCLAVSVLVAQGSFVAGGMFLESGSTLCSAFAVVSHAAHLAAFFWMNVMAMDVQRTFRRGVGGSSRAASAFLSYSAYAWLAPALLVAAASTLQYLEPESAWSPSYGTPYCWINRPLSLIAFFGAPVLLLLLANTAFFLLTARSIHLTTKQVRDRLCAKAADRRRRRRSTSTTLTALHSTLSASSSALASVATGRAITAQTASPKGVQKPLLRRT; this comes from the exons ATGGTGGCTACCGCCACCGTCCGAGGCTTTGGCGTAGGACGCATCGCGACGACGGCGGCAGCTACCGTCGCAGTGGCTCGCATTCTTCTTGTTTGCTTTGTCCTCGCGTCTGCCGAAGCGTACCTGCTCGCCATGGAGCCACCGCCACAGGCGATCACGCCGGATCTGCTCCTCGCCGAGCGGGTCGCAGCGGGACTGAACGCAACCCAGTGCACTGACCGCTGCGACGCGGCCCTTAAGCCGAAGATGTGCGCGTGTCGGTCCCCCCAGGAGTGCTCGCAGACGGGCGACTGCTGCGCCGACCGCTTTCTCGGCGAGGTGGCCAGGCCCAGGATCGCCTGCGTTCCCGCGGTTTCCTACCGGGAACTGATGGCCGTCGTCCGTTGTcccgaaacgtggtcgcccgccGACGAGAGGGACGACGAGACAAAGGCTCGATGCGAGAGGGCGAACCCGCGCCGCTTCGGCCTGACGTACCTGGACGATCTGCCCGTGCAGAGCCGCCAGTCCGGGACCCTGTACAGAAACGTGTACTGCGCCTCGTGCAACGGGGACACCAGAGACCTGCGTAGCTGGACGCTGGTCGTCGAGTGCACTCCCAAAGAAGCGTCTGAG GCCCTTAACAACGGTAATGCCACTGTAACAGGGTACCGATCGCGCAAGGTGACCGTCCTATGGGGCGGCGTCGATCACAATAGCGCCACCTGCCAAATGGCGATCAAGGAATTGGTCAacaaaacggacgaacacatcaTCCGCGAGCTCAAGGTCTCGCCGTGCACGCTGACTCCTCTGGTGACGGCCTGCCCGGACAGCTACAGCAATGCAGAAGTGAGACGAAAGTGCCACAGCTACACGAGCCTGCTGGAGGACAGCGTCAACATGCGCGTGTACAAAAACCTGCACTGCGCCATTTGCAATAAGCGCAAGCTAAGTAAACTGAGCTGCAGCCTGGAAGCACAGCTGGCGCCTCCGACCAGAGCTCCGGAATATTCGGGCGCGTCCTACGCCGTGGTGTTGGACTTCAGCAACTGGCAGACGTCCGTCATGTCGGCCGCGCCGACCAGGAACGTCTGCGGTCGCGACGAGATCCACGAACCGGTGGGGAACCGCTGCGTGCCGTCCGCCTGCCCGACCGACGTGTGCGTCCGCCGCGACGACTGCCAGTGGACTCGCCTCCGCCGCGACCAAGTCAGGGTGCGCGACGACTCGACCCTGCTTCCGAGTCCCGACTCCGAGGTGGAGCTCAGGCCGGACCGTTGGCACATGGACGGACCAGACGCCGTGATGGCCTGCATGTCTCCTCCGCAGGCGGACTTCAGCGCGGCCCTGAGGCCGGAGGGCTTCGAGAACGTGCTCTCCACCGTGCTGCTTCTCGTTTCCGTGCTGTGTCTGGTGATTCACGTGGTGGCGTACGCGCTGGTTCCCAAGCTTCGGACCGGTCCCTCGCGGCTGGTGCTGTGCCTCGCGGTATCGGTGCTCGTGGCGCAGGGCAGCTTCGTGGCCGGCGGGATGTTCCTCGAGTCCGGCTCGACGCTGTGCAGCGCGTTCGCCGTGGTGTCCCACGCGGCTCACCTGGCGGCGTTCTTCTGGATGAACGTGATGGCAATGGACGTGCAGCGGACGTTCCGCCGGGGAGTGGGCGGCAGTTCGCGCGCCGCCAGCGCATTCCTGTCGTACTCGGCGTACGCGTGGCTCGCCCCGGCGCTCCTCGTGGCCGCGGCGTCGACGCTCCAGTATCTCGAGCCGGAGTCCGCGTGGAGCCCTTCGTACGGCACGCCGTACTGCTGGATCAATCGACCGCTCAGCCTGATTGCGTTCTTCGGCGCGCCCGTGCTCCTGTTGCTTCTGGCCAACACTGCCTTCTTCCTCCTCACGGCGCGTAGTATTCACCTCACCACCAAACAG